From Sphingobacteriales bacterium:
AACAATTAAAATATATTATCGAGGTTCCTGAAACCGAAGAAATATTCAGCCCTTTGGTATCCATCATTCCGCTTCAGTTGCTGGCTTATCATATTGCTGTCAAAAGAGGATGTAATGTTGACCAGCCCCGTAATCTGGCAAAGTCGGTAACTGTAGAATAGACAGTCTCCGACATTATTACATGATTAATCTTTCAGAATTTCTGTAAAAAATTCCCGTTTTCCTGTCAGAATTGCCCATAATTCTCCTTGGAAGAGAAGTTGACGGATTGTTTTCCAAAAAAAACAGATATGGATTTGAATAAATTTACCATAAAAGCACAGGAAGTCATTCTTGGGGCACAGGAAATAGCCATCAGCCATCAGCATCAGGCTGTGGAAGCCATTCACCTGCTCAAGGCCATGATTGAAAGTGATGATCAGGTTACTGCTCATTGGCTTAAGCGTTTTTATATCAATATCAACGACTTATCGATGGCACTTGACAGGATGATCGGGTCAATACCAAAAGTTCAGGGAGGACAAACCTATTTTTCGTCTGAAATGAATGAAGTTATTGCCCGGGCATTAAGGTATAAAAGTGAGATGAAAGATGAATTTGTGGCAATTGAACATCTTTTACTCGCTGTCGCTGAAGTACGTTCAAAAGCTGCTGAATTACTGAAATCGTATGGCGTTAAGGTGAATGAACTTCAGAAAGCCATGATGGAATTGCGAAAAGGATCAAAAATTACCAGTCAGGATGCTGAAGCCTCTTTTAATGCGTTGAAGAAATATGCCATTGACCTTAATGAAATGGTAATGAATGGAAAACTTGATCCGGTAATCGGCAGGGAAGATGAAATCAGGAGGGTTATTCATATTATTTCAAGAAGAACAAAGAACAACCCTTTGCTGATTGGCGAGCCGGGCGTGGGAAAAACAGCTATCGCAGAAGGAATAGCCCAGCGGATTGTCAGTGGAGATGTCCCTGAAAATCTGAAAACAAAAAGGGTTTTTACCCTTGACATGGGAGCTTTGGTTGCCGGAGCGAAATATAAGGGTGAGTTTGAAGAAAGGCTCAAAGCAGTAGTTAAAGAAGTAACCGGCTCTGAGGGTGAGATTATCCTGTTTATTGATGAAATTCATACACTTGTCGGTGCAGGAGGAGGAGAGGGTAGCCTCGATGCTGCCAACATACTGAAGCCGGCTCTGGCACGCGGGGAACTTCGGGCCATTGGTGCAACCACCCTTGCCGAATATCAGAAATATCTTGAAAAAGACAAGGCTCTTGAAAGAAGATTCCAGAAAGTGCTGATTGATGAACCTTCTGTTGATGACAGCATTTCGATACTGAGAGGGCTGAAGGAAAGATATGAAAACTACCATAAGGTGAGGATTAAAGATGAAGCTATTATTGCAGCTGTTGAACTTTCACACCGCTACCTGACCGAAAGGCATCTTCCTGATAAGGCTATTGACCTGATTGATGAAGCCTGCAGTAAACTCAGAATTGAGATTGATTCCCTGCCTGAGCCTCTTGATGAAGCCGAAAGAAAAATACTTCAACTGGAAATAGAAAAAGAAGCCCTGAAAAGGGAAAAAGAAACTGATGCCCTTGAAGAAATCAACAGACAACTGGCTGAGTGGCAGGAAACGCGTAATGTGTTGAAAAACAAATGGAAACTTGAAAAAGAAAAAATCAATCAAATCCAAACAGCCAAGGAAAATATTGAAAAATTCAAATTGGAAGCAGAGCAGGCAGAGCGGGCAGGTGATTTTGGAAAAGTGGCTGAAATAAGGTATGGAAAAATAAAGGAACTTACCTCAAGTATTGAATTATTAACAAAGGAACTTGCTGAATTACAGGGAGATAATCCCCTGATAAAAGAAGAGGTGGATGCCGATGATATAGCCGATGTAGTGTCGAGATGGACTGGTATTCCGGTCAGCAGAATGCTTGAAAGTGAACGGGAAAAACTGTTAAGGATGGAAGATGAGCTTCACAGGAGAGTGGTTGGTCAGGATGAGGCGATAAATGCACTGGCAAATGCTGTCAGAAGAAACCGTTCCGGCTTATCGGATGCCAGACGTCCGGTAGGGTCATTTATATTTCTTGGCCCGACAGGGGTAGGAAAGACTGAACTGGCAAAAGCTTTGGCTGAATTCCTGTTCAATGATGAAAGCATGATGACAAGAATAGATATGTCGGAATATCAGGAACGACATTCTGTCAGCCGTCTGATTGGTGCACCTCCGGGTTATGTGGGTTACGAAGAAGGAGGACAATTGACCGAAGCAGTCAGGAGAAAACCATATTCTGTCATTCTTCTTGATGAAATTGAAAAAGCTCATCCGGATGTGTTTAATATTTTGCTCCAGGTACTCGATGATGGTATTCTGACCGATAACAAAGGCAGGACAGCCAATTTTAAGAACACAATAATTATCATGACAAGTAATCTGGCTTCCGGTATTATTCGTGAAAGACTTCAGAATATCAGGGAAGAAAATATTGATGTAGTGATGGATCAAACAAAAGACGAAGTATTTACTTACCTGAAGCAGTATCTGAAGCCTGAATTTCTGAACAGGATTGATGAAATCATTATTTTCAAACCTTTGTTCAGACATGAAATCAACGAAATAGTCAGATTGCAACTGAAACAAATAATGGATAAGCTTAAAGAAAATGGAATAAATCTTGAAGTTTCACCCACCGCTTTTGAAGTTCTTGTAAATTTAGGCTATGTACCTGAATTTGGAGCCAGACCGCTCAAACGGGTGATTCAGAAATATGTGCTGAACTATCTGTCAAAGGAAATTCTGGCAGGAAATGTTAAAAAGGACAGTAAAATATTTTTAACAGCTAATTCTGAAAATCAGCTTATTTTTACAAATCAACAACAGGCTTAAAAAAACGATATTTACAAACAATTATGAGTGCATATAAAAAAAATCTTGATGTTGGATTCATATCAGACGAAAATGAAGAATTTGGAGAAATTTTATCCATTTTTCCAGCCGATGAAAATGAAAAAATTGAGATAAACCTGACCGATCCTATTCCGGTTTTACCATTGCGCAACACGGTTTTATTCCCCAATACCGTCATTCCGATTACGGTTTCAAGGGAAATGTCTGTCAGACTTATTAATGATGCATATACTTCCAATCGAAAAATTGGTGTAATAGCACAGAAAAACGAAGATATTGACAACCCTCAGCCAAAAGACCTTTTTGAAGAAGGAACTATTGCCCACATCATTAAAAAAATCAAACTTCCTGACGGAAATACCATGGTCATTATTCAGGGTTTGAGAAAAATGAAGGTGCTTGAATACGTTCAGTTTGAACCATATCTGCATGCCAGAGTTGAAATTTTACCTGTTGAGCTTCTGAAAAATGATAAACAGTTTAAAGGACTCATTGATAGTATCAAAGACATTGCTATTCAAATTGTTAATTTGTCACCCAACCTGCCTAAGGAAGCCTCTATTGCCATTGAAAACATACAGTCTCCCTATTTTATGCTGAATTTTGTGGCTTCCAATCTGAATATTGAAGTTAAAAAAAAGCAGAAGATACTGGAAATCAGCGATCTTAACAAGAAGGGAATGCTGATATTGAAATACCTGAACGAAGAGCTCGAACTGTTAAAGATAAAGAATGAGATTCAGAACAAGGTCAAAACGGATATTGACAAGCAGCAAAGGGATTACTTTTTACATCAGCAACTGAAAACAATTACAGAAGAGCTTGGTTATCAGACACCTGAAAAGGAAATTGAGGAATTTAAAAAACGGGCAGCCAAAAAGAAATGGCCTCATCATGTTCAGGAAGTATTTAACAAGGAGCTTCAGAAACTTTCGAGAATGAATCCTGCTGCAGCTGATTATTCCGTAACCGCCAACTATGTTGAATTACTGCTCGACCTCCCGTGGCAGGAATATGACGAAGAAAATAATGATCTGAAACTGGCTGAGAAAATTCTGAATGAAGACCATTACGGACTTGAAAAAGTAAAGGAAAGAATTCTTGAATATCTGGCAGTTCTGAAGCTGAAAGGAGACATGAAAAGCCCCATTTTATGCCTTTACGGGCCTCCGGGAGTAGGGAAAACATCATTAGGAAAATCTATTGCCAGAGCCATGGGAAGGAAATACATCCGCATTTCATTGGGCGGACTTCACGATGAGGCTGAAATCAGAGGGCACCGGAAAACTTATATCGGTGCAATGCCCGGAAGAATTATACAGTCCGTAAAAAAGGCAAAATCATCAAATCCGGTGATGGTGCTTGATGAAATTGATAAAATAGGCCAGGATTTCAGAGGCGACCCGGCTTCAGCTCTCCTCGAAGTACTTGATCCTGAACAGAATACCAATTTCTATGATAACTATCTTGAAATGGAATATGACCTGTCGCATGTTCTTTTTGTCGCTACTGCCAATAACCTCAGCACTATTCACCCGGCTTTAATCGACAGGCTTGAAATAATCGACATCAGCGGATATCTTCAGGATGAAAAAATTTTCATTGCCAAAGACTATCTGATTCCTAAACAACGGAAGATGCATGGTCTGAAAGCAAATCAATTTAAATTATCGGAAAAAAGCCTTAACTACATCATCGACTATTATACCCGTGAAGCAGGTGTAAGGGCACTCGAGAAAAAAATTGCCAAACTTTGCCGTTGGCAGGCTAAACAGATTCTGACCGAGGAAAAAGTGAAAGCAACTATCAGGGAAGAAGATGTGCAAAAGGTTTTAGGCCCGAAAATCTTTGAAGGGGATAGTTATCCGCGGGTACATCAGCCTGGCATTGCTACCGGCCTGGCCTGGACCCCTGCAGGTGGCGATGTACTCTTTATCGAATCCACCTTAGCTCCGGGTAAAGGCAATCTGAACCTGACAGGAAAATTGGGCGAAGTGATGAAAGAATCTGCATTGCTTGCCTATACATGGCTGAAAAGCAACTATAAAAAATTTGGGCTTGATGCCAGAGTTTTCGAACTTTGGGATGTTCATATCCACGTTCCCGAAGGAGCAGTACCGAAAGAAGGTCCTTCAGCCGGAATTACGCTGCTGACTTCTTTGGTTTCTTTGTTCACACAAAGGCCGGTCAGAAAAGATATTGCCATGACAGGTGAACTGACGCTGCGTGGAATGGTTTTGCCTGTCGGGGGTATTAAGGAAAAAATTCTGGCTGCCAAAAGCCGTGGTTTTACTAGGATAATTCTCTGTTCAAAAAACAAAAAAGATGTGGACGACATCAACAAACGCTATATCGAAGGACTTGAATTTCATTATGTCAATACTGCTGAAGAGGTTCTTAATCTTGTGCTTGAACCTCAGCCGGTAGAGCATCCGCTTGAAATTATCCATCCGGAATGGAGAAAAGATTGACGGATAAAATTTAATAAACAAACAAGCATTTCGTCAGAATTAATTTTTAATTTTGACCCCGTCAAATAAATTGAATGAGGCCTAATTTCATCAGATTTCTGCTTTTTTTCGTGTTGATGATAATGGCTTTCACCCATAATGCACAAATACTTCCTTCTTTTGGTAATTCACGGACAGGGACAACAGGCTTCCAGTTTCTCAAAATTTATCCTGATGCACGTTCATCTGGTATGGCAGGGAGCGTTGTTTCATTTACGAATGACCTGTCTTCTGTTTACTGGAATCCAGCTGGCCTGACTTTTCTCGACAGCAACAGATTGCATTTTCAGTTTGGCCATACGGCATATTTTGCCGGTACCAGCCTGAACTATGCAGCAGCCTCATTTACCCACAACTACCTGAATTTCTGGGCGTTTCATGCTATCAGTTTTTCTTCTCCCGATATGCCTGTTACTACTGAATTTAATCCCGAAGGAAATGGCTTAAATTATAAAGCGGGAGATTTTCTTGCTTCCTTGTCTTTTGCAAAAATTCTTTCCGAAAATTTCAGTTTTGGCCTGAATGCAAAATTTATCTTGGAGGATATTGCAGGCATAAAAACCTACAACGGCCTTTTTGATATTGGTTTTGTTTACAACATAGGATTCAGTCGTAAAACACGTTTTGCTGTAAGCATTTCTAATTTTGGGTTTAATGTCAGTCCGAAAGGGAAGGTGGTTGT
This genomic window contains:
- the lon gene encoding endopeptidase La; this translates as MSAYKKNLDVGFISDENEEFGEILSIFPADENEKIEINLTDPIPVLPLRNTVLFPNTVIPITVSREMSVRLINDAYTSNRKIGVIAQKNEDIDNPQPKDLFEEGTIAHIIKKIKLPDGNTMVIIQGLRKMKVLEYVQFEPYLHARVEILPVELLKNDKQFKGLIDSIKDIAIQIVNLSPNLPKEASIAIENIQSPYFMLNFVASNLNIEVKKKQKILEISDLNKKGMLILKYLNEELELLKIKNEIQNKVKTDIDKQQRDYFLHQQLKTITEELGYQTPEKEIEEFKKRAAKKKWPHHVQEVFNKELQKLSRMNPAAADYSVTANYVELLLDLPWQEYDEENNDLKLAEKILNEDHYGLEKVKERILEYLAVLKLKGDMKSPILCLYGPPGVGKTSLGKSIARAMGRKYIRISLGGLHDEAEIRGHRKTYIGAMPGRIIQSVKKAKSSNPVMVLDEIDKIGQDFRGDPASALLEVLDPEQNTNFYDNYLEMEYDLSHVLFVATANNLSTIHPALIDRLEIIDISGYLQDEKIFIAKDYLIPKQRKMHGLKANQFKLSEKSLNYIIDYYTREAGVRALEKKIAKLCRWQAKQILTEEKVKATIREEDVQKVLGPKIFEGDSYPRVHQPGIATGLAWTPAGGDVLFIESTLAPGKGNLNLTGKLGEVMKESALLAYTWLKSNYKKFGLDARVFELWDVHIHVPEGAVPKEGPSAGITLLTSLVSLFTQRPVRKDIAMTGELTLRGMVLPVGGIKEKILAAKSRGFTRIILCSKNKKDVDDINKRYIEGLEFHYVNTAEEVLNLVLEPQPVEHPLEIIHPEWRKD
- a CDS encoding PorV/PorQ family protein, with protein sequence MRPNFIRFLLFFVLMIMAFTHNAQILPSFGNSRTGTTGFQFLKIYPDARSSGMAGSVVSFTNDLSSVYWNPAGLTFLDSNRLHFQFGHTAYFAGTSLNYAAASFTHNYLNFWAFHAISFSSPDMPVTTEFNPEGNGLNYKAGDFLASLSFAKILSENFSFGLNAKFILEDIAGIKTYNGLFDIGFVYNIGFSRKTRFAVSISNFGFNVSPKGKVVVSTLNGDKILENFENIAVPAIFRMGIATQVWQKGPHSLSACTQLTHPTDNNETASVGVEYVYRKFLKIRSGYEFGSDLQSLPTAGIGIFLPRYFGNMSVDYGFNARDYFGNTHRITVGFSLK
- the clpB gene encoding ATP-dependent chaperone ClpB yields the protein MDLNKFTIKAQEVILGAQEIAISHQHQAVEAIHLLKAMIESDDQVTAHWLKRFYININDLSMALDRMIGSIPKVQGGQTYFSSEMNEVIARALRYKSEMKDEFVAIEHLLLAVAEVRSKAAELLKSYGVKVNELQKAMMELRKGSKITSQDAEASFNALKKYAIDLNEMVMNGKLDPVIGREDEIRRVIHIISRRTKNNPLLIGEPGVGKTAIAEGIAQRIVSGDVPENLKTKRVFTLDMGALVAGAKYKGEFEERLKAVVKEVTGSEGEIILFIDEIHTLVGAGGGEGSLDAANILKPALARGELRAIGATTLAEYQKYLEKDKALERRFQKVLIDEPSVDDSISILRGLKERYENYHKVRIKDEAIIAAVELSHRYLTERHLPDKAIDLIDEACSKLRIEIDSLPEPLDEAERKILQLEIEKEALKREKETDALEEINRQLAEWQETRNVLKNKWKLEKEKINQIQTAKENIEKFKLEAEQAERAGDFGKVAEIRYGKIKELTSSIELLTKELAELQGDNPLIKEEVDADDIADVVSRWTGIPVSRMLESEREKLLRMEDELHRRVVGQDEAINALANAVRRNRSGLSDARRPVGSFIFLGPTGVGKTELAKALAEFLFNDESMMTRIDMSEYQERHSVSRLIGAPPGYVGYEEGGQLTEAVRRKPYSVILLDEIEKAHPDVFNILLQVLDDGILTDNKGRTANFKNTIIIMTSNLASGIIRERLQNIREENIDVVMDQTKDEVFTYLKQYLKPEFLNRIDEIIIFKPLFRHEINEIVRLQLKQIMDKLKENGINLEVSPTAFEVLVNLGYVPEFGARPLKRVIQKYVLNYLSKEILAGNVKKDSKIFLTANSENQLIFTNQQQA